The nucleotide window GGGGAAGGGGACGACCATGCACGCCTATCGCAGCCATACCTGTGCCGCACTGAACAAGGATCACGCCGGCGAGGCCGTGCGCCTGTCGGGCTGGGTGCACCGGGTGCGAGATCATGGCGGGGTGTTGTTCATCGACCTGCGCGACCATTACGGGATGACCCAGATCATCTGTGACGGCGACAGCCCGGCCTTTGCGGCGCTGGAAAAGGTGCGTGCCGAATGGGTGGTGCGGATCGACGGCACGGTGAAGCTGCGCGATGCCTCGCTGGTCAATGCCAAGATCCCGACCGGCGAGATCGAGGTCTATGCGCGCGAGATCGAGGTGCTGGGCCCGGCGGAAGAACTGCCGCTGCCGGTGTTCGGCGACCAGGACTACCCCGAGGAAACCCGGCTGACCTATCGCTTCCTCGACCTGCGGCGCGAGGGGCTGCACCGCAAGATGATGCTGCGGTCCAACGTGGTGCGGTCCATTCGCAACCGGATGTGGGACAGCGGCTTTACCGAGTTCCAGACGCCGATCATCACCGCGTCTTCGCCTGAGGGCGCGCGCGACTTTCTGGTGCCCTCGCGCCTGCATCCGGGCAAGTTCTATGCGCTGCCGCAGGCGCCCCAGCAGTTCAAGCAGCTTATCATGGTGGCGGGCTTCGACCGCTATTTCCAGATCGCGCCCTGTTTCCGCGACGAAGACCCGCGCGCCGACCGCTCGCCCACCGACTTCTACCAGCTCGATGTCGAGATGAGCTTCGTGACGCAAGAGGACGTGTTCGCCGCCGTGCAGCCGGTGATCCAGGGGCTCTTCGAGGAATTCGCGCCCGAGAAGACTGTCCATGCCGACTGGCCGCTGATCCCCTACAAGGAGGCGCTGCTGAAATACGGCAGCGACAAGCCCGACCTGCGCAACCCGATCGAGATGCAGGTGGTCAGCGAGCATTTCGCCGGATCGGGCTTTGCGATCTTCGCCAAGCTGCTGGAGCAGGAGGGGACCGAGGTCCGCGCCATCCCGGCGCCGGGCGGCGGCTCGCGCAAGTTCTGTGACCGGATGAATGCGTTTGCGCAGAGCCAAGGGCTGCCGGGGATGGGGTATATCTTCTGGCGGCACAATCCACTCCCGGAGGAAGCTCGAAATAATCCGCAAGACCCCCGCTTCGTGGAGCGCTTCAGAGAAGTTACTGCCCACTTGAAAACTGGGTTGCACGGCGTTTCTTTGGAGGACATCAACGGATATACCCGTGACAGCATTGAGTATAACGATGCGGTTACGTGCCTTGAGCTCGAAGCCGCCGGCCCCCTCGCCAAGAACATCGGCCCCGAACGCACCGAAGATATCCGAAAGCAACTCGGCCTCGGCGTCGGCGACGCCGCCTTCTTCCTCGGCGGCAAGCCCGAGACCTTCGAGGCGGTGGCGGGCCGGGCGCGCAACGAGATCGGGCGCGAGTTGGGGCTGGTCGAGGAGGGTTGCTTCCGCTTTGCCTGGATCGTCGATTTCCCGATGTTCGAGAAGACCGACGAGGGCAAGATCGACTTCAGCCACAACCCGTTCTCGATGCCGCAGGGCGGCCTCGCCGCGCTGCAGGGCGATCCCTTGAAGGTGCTGGCCTATCAGTATGACCTGGCCTGCAACGGCTATGAGCTGATTTCGGGCGGCATCCGCAACCATACGCCGGAAATCATGTTCAAGGCGTTCGAGATTGCGGGCTACCCGGCCTCGGAAGTCGAAAAGCGCTTTGGCGGCATGGTGAAGGCGTTCAAATACGGCGCGCCGCCGCACGGGGGCTGCGCGGCCGGCATCGACCGGATGGTGATGCTGCTGGCGGACGAGAGCAATATCCGCGAGGTCATCATGTTCCCGATGAACCAGCGCGCGGAAGACCTGATGATGGGCGCGCCGAGCGAGCCGATGAACGAACAGCTGCGGGAACTGCGGCTGCGGGTGATCCCGAAGGACTGACGCGCTGGCGTTCAGGCAAAGGCCCGGCCGAGTGCCGGGTCCTTGCGCTGGCCGGCCTTTGCCGCTGCGGCATAGATCCGCCGGTCAGATGCTGCACAAGCAAATTTTATCCAGAGAGGGCGGCTTCTCTGGCATGGTGGGGGCAATTCGCATCCTGCTGTGGAGCATACATGCCCTCGGTTTCCACCATTTCCGCGATCCGGTTTGGCACCGGCCTGCGCCCGCGCAAGGCCGGGCTGGCGCCGGCGCGGCTGGATGCTGCGGCGCTGCTGGGCGAACTGGCGGCGCCCGACCCGATGCCGGCGCGGTTCCCGGTGCTGACCCGTGCCGAGGCCGAGACGATGGCCGGGCAGGTGCGCCCGGGGCGCCGCGCGGCCGAGGAGGGCGCGGCCAAGGGCGATCCCGCGCCCGAGTTGGCCTACCGGGCGCTGCTGCAGGAGTTGCGCTTTGCCAGCTTCCGGGGCGCGCAGCTGACACTGGCGCGCGCCGTCGATGCGCAGATCGGCTTTCGAGAGCGGCTGTTGCAGTTCTGGACCGACCATTTCACCGCCCGGCCACGGGGACCCGACATGGGACCGATGGCGCAGGTCTTTGCCGAAGAGGCGATCCGCCCGCATCTGGCGGGGCGGTTCGCCGACATGCTGAAGGCGGCCGATACGCATCCGCTGATGCTGGTCTATCTGGACCAGACCGTCTCTGTCGGCCCCAATTCTCAGGCCGGGCGCAAGGGCGGCGGGCTGAACGAGAACTTGGCGCGCGAGATGCTGGAGCTGCATACGCTGGGGGTGGGCGGCAGCTATGGGCAGGCCGATGTGCGGCAATTGGCGTTGCTGCTGACCGGGCTGTTCTGGACCTATCGCGCCGGTTGGGCGTTCGATCCCACCCGCGCCGAGCCGGGGGCGGAAACAGTGCTGGGCGAGTCCTATGGCGGCGCGGTACCGGCGGATGTGTCCGAGATCCATGCCGCGCTGGAGGATCTGGCGCTGCACCCTGATACCGGGCGGCATCTGGCGTGGAAACTGGCGGTGCATTTCACCTCGGACGATCCCGACGCGGGGATGGTTGAGGATATGGCAGCGGCCTATGCGCGGGGCGGCGGCGCGCTGATGCCGGTCTATGCCGCGATGCTGGACCATCCCGCCGCCTGGGAGACATTTGGCGCCAAGACGCGGCAGCCGCAGGATTTTCTGGTGGCGGCGTTGCGGTCGCTGGGTGTTTCGGGCGCGCAGGTAGCCCAGCTTGCGCCCGGTGCTGTGAACAATCACCTGCTGGGGCCGCTGCGGCGGATGGGCCAGCCCTTTGCCGGCCCTCCCGGCCCCGATGGCTGGCCCGAGGCGGCAAGCAGCTGGATCACCCCGCAGGGGCTGGCTGCACGGATCGACTGGGCGATGACCGCGCCGCGGCACTGGACCAGGCCGCTGCCCGACCCGCGCCATCTGCTGCGTGCCGCGCTGGACGATGCGGCAGGCGAGCGGCTGGTCTGGGCGGTGGGCCGGGCCGAGACCGCGGCCGAGGGTGCGGGGCTGGTCCTGGCCTCGCCCGATTTCAACAGGCGTTAGGAGGATGCGATGCTGAACCGAAGGTTGTTCCTGCAAGGCTCCGCGCTGATCGGCTGTTCGGCCGCGGCGCATCCCTTGATGTCTACCGCCACCTTTGCCGCCGCGCCGGGCGAGAACCGGCTGGTGGTCATCATCTTGCGCGGGGCGATGGACGGGCTGGATCTGGTGCAGCCCCGCGGCGACGCGGATTTTGCGGCCTATCGCCCGGGCCTGGCCGCGCTGGCGGTGGGGGCCGAGGGCGGTGCGCTGCCGCTGGATGACTTCTGGGCGGCACATCCGGGGTTGGCCGGTCTGATGCCGCTGTGGTTGAGCGGGGAGCTGGGCTTCGTTCACGCGACTTCCACCCCCTACCGCGACAAGCGCAGCCATTTCGACGGGCAGGATCTCCTGGAGGCCGGTACCGGCATGGATGCTCTGCCGGGAATGGCGCGCGAGGGCTGGCTGAACCGGATGCTGCAGGTGATGCCCGACGTGCGGTCGCAGACGGCGTTCTCTGTCGGGGCGGAGGAGATGTTGATTCTGGCGGGCGCGGCCCGGGCGGCCAGCTGGACCCCGAGTTCCCGTCTGGAACTGTCGGCGCAGGCACGGCTGCTGCTGGACCATGTCTATCACGACGATCCCCTGTTCCGTGATGCCGCGACCGAGGCTGTGGAACTGAGTACGGATATCGGGGCGGGCGACAAGATGGCCAAGTCTATGGTTGCGGAGCCCAACCGCCAGCAGCTGAAACTGGCGGAGTTCGCCGCCGCCCGGCTGCGCGAGGAAACCCGCATCGCCTCGTTCTCGGTCGGGGGCTGGGACACGCATCGCAACCAGCCCGGCGTGATGATGTCCGGGTTGCAGCGGCTGTCGGAGACGGTGCTGGCGCTGAAGGCAGGGCTGGGACCGGTCTGGGGCCGCACGACGGTGCTGGCGATGACCGAGTTCGGCCGCACCGTGCGCGAGAATGGATCCCGGGGCACCGATCATGGCACTGGTGGCGCGATGCTGGTGGCGGGCGGCGCGGTGCGCGGCGGGCGGGTGCATGGCCGCTGGCCGGGTTTGGCCGAGGCCGACCTTTATGCTGGGCGCGACCTGATGCCGACCAGCGACGTGCGCGCCTGGGCCGGCTGGGCGATGCGCGGGCTCTACGGGCTCGACACCGGGCTGATCGAGCGGACGGTGTTCCCGGGGCTGGAGATGGGCGGCGACCCCGGGCTGCTGCTGTAGGGGGGCTGTCTGCCCTCCGGGAGGCCCGTGCGGGCCTCTCCCGCCGAGGATATTTCGACCAGAACGAGGGGGCGGGGGCCGGCGCTTGTAGCGGGTGCAATTTCCCCCCGTGACGGCGCTGCGCTTGCGACATAGGATTCGGGGGCGGCGGACGGGCAGGGGCCCGGCCTCGAGGGGAGAGACATGAGATGCAGCGCAAGTTCGGCGAGCCGGTGGAGAATTGGGTGGCGCCGCCGCGGCCGGGACCGGGCGCGCTGGAAGGCCAGTGGGCCCGGCTGGAGCGGCTGGAGCCCGAGGACCATGCCGCGGACCTGTTCCGCGCCAATTCCGCCGATGACGCGATCTGGGATTACCTGCCCTATGGGCCCTTCGCGGCGCTGGCGGGCTATCATCGCTGGATGCGCGAGATGGCCGGGCAGGCGGATCCGTTCTTCTATGCGATCCGCGATCTGGAGAGCGGGCATCTGGGCGGGGTGGCCAGCTATCTGCGCATCAGCCCCGAGATCGGCAGCATCGAGCTGGGCCATATCAACCTTGCGCCCGAACTGCAGCGGACCCGAGCCGCGACCGAGGCGCTGGTGCTGATGATGGAATGGGCCTTTGCCGCCGGCTATCGGCGGTTCGAGTGGAAATGCAATGCGCTGAACCTTGGCTCGCGCCGGGCGGCGCAGCGGCTGGGCTTCAGCTATGAGGGCACGTTCCGGCAGGCGGCGATCGTCAAGGGCCGCAACCGGGACACCGCCTGGTTCGCGGTGACCGATGGCGACTGGCCGGCGCTGGCCGAGGCGTTCCGGGTCTGGCTGTCGCCGGGGAATTTCACCGATGCCGGGATGCAGATCGAGCGGCTGTCGGACCTGACGGCGCTGGTGCGGGTCAGCTCGGACCCGGCGCTGGACTGAGCGGTCCCCGAGCCGCGGGGCGATTGGCGCCGGGGGAGGGCGCCTGCCCGCCCGGGCCGAAGAAGCGGCGGGCTGTCTGCCCCGCCCGGAACCAGGAAACGGGGGGCTGTCTGCCCCCCGGTGGCCCGTCGGGCCTCTCCCCCCGAGGATATTTCGGCCAGCAAGAAACAGGGGCGCAGGTAGGGGTGCGGGCGCTTGCATCTGGGGCGGGCCGGAATGTGGGGGGAGTGCTGACACCTCTGCAGGCCGCGCAACGGCCGGATCCTTGCCCGGCGGCAGCCCTTTCGGGGGCATTTGCAGCGAAGGCGTGGGGGCGGATGCGGACGGTCGGGCACAAGGCAGCCAGGGTCAGGGGATCGCGCAGGGGGCCGTCCACGGGCGGGTTGGGCGGTGGCGGCCGCTTCGGCCTTGGGCTGCGCCTTGGCGCGCGGCGATGGCCGGTCATGGATGCCAGCCTTGGCCCTGGGTTGCCGGGCGCGGCGCGAGCGCCGTGCTGCCGGTTCGGGAAGGCCCGGAGGCGCCGCGCCGCGGGCCGCCTAGCTGACCCGATGCGGGGGTGGTTCCGTGTTGGCCAGGTGGGGGCGCGCGGTCGTATTGCAGGGCCGAGGCGGCTTCGGCGCGGGTGCGGTCTCGGCTGGCCCGGGCGAGCCCGCCAAGGCATTGCGCGACATGGCCGAGGGTTGGCCCCGGGCGGCGGGGGGCGCCCGAGACGACAGCGCCCTGCCCGGGACGGCGCCGCGCCGGCGCGCGTTTTCAGAGCACCGATCCGGCGGCGAGGCGGGCCTGCACGAGGCGGCTGAGGCGGGAGCGGTCGGCACGGGTCTCTCGTCCGGCAGCGCGGTCGCGTTGCAGGGCGGAGGCGGCTTCGGCGAGGGCGTTGTCACGGCTGCTCCGGGCGAGGCCGCCGATGAATTGCGCGACATAGTCTAGGGCAGCGCCCCGGGCGGCGGGGTGGCGCGGCAGGCCCGTCTCGGCCGGGTCGCGGGCAGCGTCGGGGGGGGGGCGGGTCTCGTCCTCTTCTGCGTCCGCCAGCAGGTCTGCGGCCAGCACCAGATCGTCTCGCAGCGCTAGAGGGTCGGGGTGGATGATCTCGCCGGGCAGGGCGCGGGGGCCGGGGGGGTGCCGCGTTGGGGGCAGGGCGGCCAGCACTGCGGCCTGGAACAGCGCCAGGCTTTCCACGGGTTTGGACAGGAAGCCGTCCGCCCCTGCCGCCATCGCCAGTGTCTCGAGATCATCCGAGCCCGAGGTTCCGAGGATCACCGACATCCGCGGCTGCAGCGCTGCAAGCTCGCGGATCAGGTCGGCGCCGGAGCCGTCGGGCAGGCCCATGTCGACGATCACCGCCGAAGGCCGGTATGTCGCCAGATGCCGATGCGCGGTGCGCAGGCTGTCGGCGCGGCGGATGCGGGCGCCCGAGCGCAGACACAAAAGCCGTATCGCCTCGGAGGCGAAGCGGCTGTCCTCGACCAGCAGCACCGTCAGCCCCTGCAGTGGGCGGATGGGGGCGGGGGCCGGGTGGGTCATGAAGGCGGACACGTCTTCACGTCGGCGAGGGGCAGGCGAGGGTGGGGGCGGCAGATCGTCGGTCATGGGGCGGCCTCTGGGGGGTGTTCTGGCGGGGGCTACCTTCTGGCCATCCCCGAGTCGCAGTAGAGCGCGGCAATGGCTAACGGGCGGTAAACGTCCGCGCGGCACCGCGCCGCCTGCACATGCTGGTGAGAACGGCGCCAGCGGCACCTCGCCGCTTGCGCGGGGGGGCGGGCCTGCCGCATAAGGCAGATCGGAATGAGAGCCCGAGGAGAGCCATCATGATCGGACGCCTGAACCATGTCGCCATTGCCGTGCCGGACCTGGCCGCGGCGGCCGAGCAGTATCGCAGCACGCTTGGCGCAGCCGTCGGCGCGCCGCAGGACGAGCCCGATCACGGCGTGACCGTGGTGTTCATCGAACTGCCGAACACCAAGATCGAGCTGCTGTATCCGCTGGGGGAGAACTCCCCGATCACCGGGTTCCTGGAGAAGAACCCGGCGGGGGGCATCCATCACATCTGTTATGAGGTCGATGACATCCTGGCGGCGCGCGACCGGCTGCAAGCCTCGGGCGCGCGGGTTCTGGGCACGGGCGAGCCGAAGATCGGCGCGCATGGCAAGCCGGTGCTGTTCCTGCACCCCAAGGATTTCAACGGCTGCCTTGTCGAACTGGAGCAGGTCTGATGTCCATTACCTCTGCCGTCGTGCTGTTTGCGATCCTGTGGTTCCTGACCTTCTTCGTGGTGCTGCCGATCCGGTTTCAGAGCCAGGCCGAGGCCGGCTCGGTGGTGCCGGGCACGCCTGCCTCGGCGCCGTCCACAGAGATGGTGGGGCGCAAGGCGCGGCTGACCACATTCATCGCCATCGGCCTGTGGTGCGTGATCGCCGGGATCATCGTGTCGGGCTGGATCACCGTGCAGGATCTGGACTGGTTCCACCGGATGGGGCCGGGCGGCGGCTGGTACGGGGCGCAGCCGGAAGCGCTGGCGAACTGAAGACTGCGGGCGGCGCCGGGGAACTGAGCGCCCTTAGCGCAGGTCCATGCGCAACCTGCCATCGCGGTAGTCGCCGCGGATCAGCCAGCCGGGTTCCTGGAGTTCCGGGTGCCCGTCCGCCCAATCGCGGTAGCGGTCATTGCTGACGATCCGCGCGCCCAGATCGCGGGCGACTGCCAGAACCGTGGGATCGGCGGGGCTGCCCCTGGGCACCACAATCACCCGCTTGGGCGGAAGCCCCAGCATCCGGGCCAGCGCGCGGTCATTGAGGTAGCGGCCCGCGATCAGGTAGCCGGCATTGGCATCGAAGACCACGCCGGGGGTGTAGCCGTGGCGGATGAGATGCCCCAGCACCTCCTGCAGTGTCTCGATCTGCGGGACATTGCCGTTCCAGTGCATCACGTTGGAGCCATCGACCACGATCCATTTCTGCCGGTCCTTGCCCAATGCGGCGCGCAGCAGCAGCCACAGGCTTGCCAGCGTGCAGGGGGCGGCCAGCAGCATCAGGTCCGAAAGGCCCGGCAGCGCGAAGGCGGCGGCGAGCGTGGCAAGCGAGAGGCCAAGCAGGATCAGCGGGGCGGTCATCTTGCAGCAGTAGCGCGGGGCCGGACCCCTGCCAAGTCAGCGCGCCTCGGCGGCGCGGGTCTTGTGGTAGAGATGGGTGAAGGTCGCGGCCCCCAGCAGCGGCACCAGCAGGTTCACCACCGGGATCGACAGCGGCATCGCCATCAGCACCCCCGCCAGCCAGATCCGCCCGGAATAGCGCCGGCGCATCACCGCGGCGCCCTGCCGCCCGATGCGGCGCATTGCCACCAGCGTGAAATACTCGCGCCCCAGCAGATAGCCGTTCACGGCCCAGAACAGCACCGGCGCGAAGGGTCCGACAAAGACATAGGCCACCAGCGCCAACAGGTTCACCGCAACCAGCACCCCGAAGAAGTTCACGGAATCGATCAGCCCGTCGAGGAAGGCCGTGCCGGCGGCGGGGGGCAGGCCGGGGTAATGCTCTGCCTCCACCGCCTCGGCCACATCGTCGAGGAAGAGGCCGGTGAAGGCCGAGGCGACCGGCACCATCAGGAACACCGACAGCCCGATCATCAGCAGGATGGAGCCCCAGGACAGCAGGTCGTCGATCCAGCGCACCTCGCCCAGGACGGGCAGGGTCATGGTGTCGGGCGTCACCCAGCCGATCAGAGTGATGAACACGGTATAAAGCGCGAACAGGAGGGCCAGCGTCAGCCCGACGCCCAGCATCAGCACGCGCAGGAAGCGCCCGTCGGTCAGCTGGCCGAGGGCAGCGGCAAAGCTGGTGAGGATCATTCGGAAACCCAGCTGACGGTGGCGGAGAGGTCCGGGCGCGGGCGCTCGGGCGGGGCGGCGGTCTCGGTGCCGATATGGACGAAACCGGCGATGCGCTCGCCCGGGGCGAGGCCGAGGCCCGACAGGAAGGCGGCGTCATAGGCCGGCCAGCCGGTCAGCCAGCAGGCGCCCCAGCCAGCCGCCAGCGCGGCGCTGACCAGGTTCAGGCAGACGCAGCCCGCCGACAGGTCCTGCTCCCAGGCCGGCACCTTGTCGGTGGGGCGCGGCACGGCGACGACGGCCACGCAAAGCGGGCTTTCGGCGAATTGCGAGACGCCCTTGGCGGTCTGTTCCGGCACCCTGCCCGAGGCTTCGCCCAGATCGGCGGCGAGCCGCGCCAGGCGCGCCAGCGCGGCGCCCTCCAGCACGATCAGCCGCCAGGGCTCCAGCTTGCCATGATCGGGCACGCGCAGCGCGGCGGTCAGGATCGGCTCCAGCGCGGCGCGGTCCGGGCCCGGGGCGGCAAGGGTCTTGGCGGGGCGCGAGCGGCGGGTCAGGAGGAAGTCGAGCGCGGCGGGATTGGGGGCAGGCATGAGGGGCTCCGGGTGACTCTAGAGGAACATCGCGGCCAGCGCGTCGATCTGCGCGCCGTGAAAGGCGCGGGCGGCGGGGCCGGGCTGGCGGGCGGCGAGGGTTGCGGCCAAGGGATCGGGGGCGCGGGTGCTGCTGCCCGACAGCTCTTCCATCACCGCATGGCCGCAGAAGGGCACATGCACCTCGGAATAGCCGCCCTCATGCACCAGCACCAGCTTGCCGCCACACAGCTCGTCCGCGGCGGCCTTGGCCATCCGCGTCAGCTCGCGGAAGGTCTCGGCGGTGGCCAGCATCCGCCCCAGCGGGTCCATCGCCGAGGCATCATAGCCGCAGGCGACCACGATCACCTCGGGCCGGAACCGCGCCAGCAGCGGCAGGATGATGCGGTCCATCACCTCGAGGTAGCTGTCATGCCCGGCACCGGGTGGCAGCGGCAGGTTGACGTTGAAGCCATGCCCGCGCCCGGCCCCCCGCGCCATCGCATCGCCGGTATCCAGCGGATAGTTGCGCTCCTGGTGGATCGAGAGGGTCAGCACCTCGGGATCCTCCCAGAAGATCGCCTCGGTGCCATTGCCGTGGTGAACGTCCCAGTCGATCACCGCGACACGGCGGGCCAGCCCTTCGGCCTGCACGGCGCGCACGGCGATGGCGATGTTGTTGAGCAGGCAAAAGCCGTTGGGGAAATCGGGCAGAGCATGGTGGCCCGGCGGGCGCGAGAGGGAATAGGCATTGGCAAGCTCGCCCTTCAGCACGGCGCGCAGCGCGCCGGTCGCCAGCCCCGCCGACAGCGCGGCGATCTCGTAACCGCCACGACCAAAGGGGGTACGCAGGCCAAGCTCTCCGCCGCCCGCGTCGGAGGCGGCCTTGAAGGCGTCGAGGTAGCTGGCGGGATGGACGCGTAGCAGCTCCTCGCGCGTCGCCTCGGGGGCCGATCGCACGGCAAGCTCCCGCATCAGGCCGGTCACCTCCAGCAGGTTCTTCAGCCGCCGCTTGGTCTCGGGGCTTTCTGGCAGCCCGCCGCCCGGTTGCACCAGCCCGCCCACCGGCAGGGTCAGCGCATAGTTGCCGCCCCCGTGCCAGAAGCAGCGCTCGTCGGTGAAAAAGCCTGTGGTGGCAGTCATCGCAATGGCCTCCGGGGGAAGGGGGACGGATCTGGCGCGGAGCCTAGCCTTGGGCTAGGCAAGAGGCCAGAGACGAAAGGACAGCAGATGGCCGATGACCTGACTGCGCTGGCGCAGCCCGGCGCCGAGATCGCGGTGCGGGTCACGCCCCGCGCCTCGCGCAATGCCGTGCTGGCGGAAGGCGGCGAGATCCGGGTCTATGTCACCGTGGTGCCCGAGGATGGCAAGGCCACTGCCGCGGTGCAGAAGCTGCTGGCCAAGGCGCTTGGCGTGGCGAAATCCCGGCTGGTGCTGATCCGCGGCGCCACCTCGCGCGACAAGGTGTTCCGGCTGGACTAGCCGGCCTTGACCGAGGTCTTCATCCGGTAGACGCCTTCGGGCAGGTCCAGAGAGGCCGCCAGTTCGCGCACCTGAGCCAGCGACAGGGTGATGGTCAGCACCTCGTCGCGGCGGGCGTCGTATTGCTGGACGGTTACGCAGTCCTCGAAGCCCTGCACCGTCACATCCTCCTGCAGATGGGTGGAGCCTTCGTCGACCAGGGTGATGACGGTCGCGTCGAAATCGTGCTCGATGGTGAACATGGCAGGACCTTTCCGGGTGGGAGCGGGGCGGATGGGGAGATGATGCCAGTGTTTTGGCGGGACTGCACCCCCCGATGCGGTGCTTCGGCCCGCAGCCTGTGCCGCGTGTCCCGCATGATGCCCAACCCGCTAGGCAAGCGATGGCCCGCCGCGCTACACCCGTTGCATGACCGACATCCTCTCGCGCCGCTACCGGCCCGGCGACCGTACCGCCTGCCTGGCGATCTTCGACAGCAACACCCCGCTCTTCTTTGCCCCCGAGGAGCGCGCAGAATTCGGCCGGTTTCTGGAAACGCTCGAGCGGGCAGGCTGGCCCTATCTGGTGTTGACCCGGGCCGGGCGGGTGGTGGCCTGTGGCGGGCTGATCGTCGAGGCAGATTTGTCGCGGGGCAGCTTCACCTGGGGCATGGTTGATCGGGCCCATCACGGGCAGGGCCTTGGCACCCGGTTGACGCAGGCCAGACTGGCATTGGCACGGGAACTGCGGGGCATCGCCGAGCTGGTGCTGGCGACGAGCCAGCGCAGCCGCGGTTTCTATGAAGGCATCGGCTTCACCGCCCGTTGCCTCACCCCCGACGGCTTCGGTCCGGGACTGGATCGCTGGGACATGATCCTGCGCCTGGACGAGGCCTAGCCGGTGACACCCGCGCGCCCCCTGATCTTGCCGGGGCAATCGTTGCAGAGCGCGGGGGCACGGCTTTGCCTTGCCGGCGAACAGGGCAGATACGTCGTGCCTCCCCCCCGCCTTACATCCCCCCGCCCTATCGGTCAGGATGCGCCCCAGCCCGTCCGATTC belongs to Frigidibacter mobilis and includes:
- the aspS gene encoding aspartate--tRNA ligase, producing the protein MHAYRSHTCAALNKDHAGEAVRLSGWVHRVRDHGGVLFIDLRDHYGMTQIICDGDSPAFAALEKVRAEWVVRIDGTVKLRDASLVNAKIPTGEIEVYAREIEVLGPAEELPLPVFGDQDYPEETRLTYRFLDLRREGLHRKMMLRSNVVRSIRNRMWDSGFTEFQTPIITASSPEGARDFLVPSRLHPGKFYALPQAPQQFKQLIMVAGFDRYFQIAPCFRDEDPRADRSPTDFYQLDVEMSFVTQEDVFAAVQPVIQGLFEEFAPEKTVHADWPLIPYKEALLKYGSDKPDLRNPIEMQVVSEHFAGSGFAIFAKLLEQEGTEVRAIPAPGGGSRKFCDRMNAFAQSQGLPGMGYIFWRHNPLPEEARNNPQDPRFVERFREVTAHLKTGLHGVSLEDINGYTRDSIEYNDAVTCLELEAAGPLAKNIGPERTEDIRKQLGLGVGDAAFFLGGKPETFEAVAGRARNEIGRELGLVEEGCFRFAWIVDFPMFEKTDEGKIDFSHNPFSMPQGGLAALQGDPLKVLAYQYDLACNGYELISGGIRNHTPEIMFKAFEIAGYPASEVEKRFGGMVKAFKYGAPPHGGCAAGIDRMVMLLADESNIREVIMFPMNQRAEDLMMGAPSEPMNEQLRELRLRVIPKD
- a CDS encoding DUF1800 domain-containing protein, encoding MPSVSTISAIRFGTGLRPRKAGLAPARLDAAALLGELAAPDPMPARFPVLTRAEAETMAGQVRPGRRAAEEGAAKGDPAPELAYRALLQELRFASFRGAQLTLARAVDAQIGFRERLLQFWTDHFTARPRGPDMGPMAQVFAEEAIRPHLAGRFADMLKAADTHPLMLVYLDQTVSVGPNSQAGRKGGGLNENLAREMLELHTLGVGGSYGQADVRQLALLLTGLFWTYRAGWAFDPTRAEPGAETVLGESYGGAVPADVSEIHAALEDLALHPDTGRHLAWKLAVHFTSDDPDAGMVEDMAAAYARGGGALMPVYAAMLDHPAAWETFGAKTRQPQDFLVAALRSLGVSGAQVAQLAPGAVNNHLLGPLRRMGQPFAGPPGPDGWPEAASSWITPQGLAARIDWAMTAPRHWTRPLPDPRHLLRAALDDAAGERLVWAVGRAETAAEGAGLVLASPDFNRR
- a CDS encoding DUF1501 domain-containing protein, translating into MLNRRLFLQGSALIGCSAAAHPLMSTATFAAAPGENRLVVIILRGAMDGLDLVQPRGDADFAAYRPGLAALAVGAEGGALPLDDFWAAHPGLAGLMPLWLSGELGFVHATSTPYRDKRSHFDGQDLLEAGTGMDALPGMAREGWLNRMLQVMPDVRSQTAFSVGAEEMLILAGAARAASWTPSSRLELSAQARLLLDHVYHDDPLFRDAATEAVELSTDIGAGDKMAKSMVAEPNRQQLKLAEFAAARLREETRIASFSVGGWDTHRNQPGVMMSGLQRLSETVLALKAGLGPVWGRTTVLAMTEFGRTVRENGSRGTDHGTGGAMLVAGGAVRGGRVHGRWPGLAEADLYAGRDLMPTSDVRAWAGWAMRGLYGLDTGLIERTVFPGLEMGGDPGLLL
- a CDS encoding GNAT family N-acetyltransferase, whose product is MQRKFGEPVENWVAPPRPGPGALEGQWARLERLEPEDHAADLFRANSADDAIWDYLPYGPFAALAGYHRWMREMAGQADPFFYAIRDLESGHLGGVASYLRISPEIGSIELGHINLAPELQRTRAATEALVLMMEWAFAAGYRRFEWKCNALNLGSRRAAQRLGFSYEGTFRQAAIVKGRNRDTAWFAVTDGDWPALAEAFRVWLSPGNFTDAGMQIERLSDLTALVRVSSDPALD
- a CDS encoding response regulator; the protein is MTDDLPPPPSPAPRRREDVSAFMTHPAPAPIRPLQGLTVLLVEDSRFASEAIRLLCLRSGARIRRADSLRTAHRHLATYRPSAVIVDMGLPDGSGADLIRELAALQPRMSVILGTSGSDDLETLAMAAGADGFLSKPVESLALFQAAVLAALPPTRHPPGPRALPGEIIHPDPLALRDDLVLAADLLADAEEDETRPPPDAARDPAETGLPRHPAARGAALDYVAQFIGGLARSSRDNALAEAASALQRDRAAGRETRADRSRLSRLVQARLAAGSVL
- the mce gene encoding methylmalonyl-CoA epimerase — translated: MIGRLNHVAIAVPDLAAAAEQYRSTLGAAVGAPQDEPDHGVTVVFIELPNTKIELLYPLGENSPITGFLEKNPAGGIHHICYEVDDILAARDRLQASGARVLGTGEPKIGAHGKPVLFLHPKDFNGCLVELEQV
- a CDS encoding DUF1467 family protein, whose product is MSITSAVVLFAILWFLTFFVVLPIRFQSQAEAGSVVPGTPASAPSTEMVGRKARLTTFIAIGLWCVIAGIIVSGWITVQDLDWFHRMGPGGGWYGAQPEALAN
- a CDS encoding NYN domain-containing protein, with protein sequence MTAPLILLGLSLATLAAAFALPGLSDLMLLAAPCTLASLWLLLRAALGKDRQKWIVVDGSNVMHWNGNVPQIETLQEVLGHLIRHGYTPGVVFDANAGYLIAGRYLNDRALARMLGLPPKRVIVVPRGSPADPTVLAVARDLGARIVSNDRYRDWADGHPELQEPGWLIRGDYRDGRLRMDLR
- a CDS encoding EI24 domain-containing protein; translation: MILTSFAAALGQLTDGRFLRVLMLGVGLTLALLFALYTVFITLIGWVTPDTMTLPVLGEVRWIDDLLSWGSILLMIGLSVFLMVPVASAFTGLFLDDVAEAVEAEHYPGLPPAAGTAFLDGLIDSVNFFGVLVAVNLLALVAYVFVGPFAPVLFWAVNGYLLGREYFTLVAMRRIGRQGAAVMRRRYSGRIWLAGVLMAMPLSIPVVNLLVPLLGAATFTHLYHKTRAAEAR
- a CDS encoding nitroreductase family protein; this translates as MPAPNPAALDFLLTRRSRPAKTLAAPGPDRAALEPILTAALRVPDHGKLEPWRLIVLEGAALARLARLAADLGEASGRVPEQTAKGVSQFAESPLCVAVVAVPRPTDKVPAWEQDLSAGCVCLNLVSAALAAGWGACWLTGWPAYDAAFLSGLGLAPGERIAGFVHIGTETAAPPERPRPDLSATVSWVSE